Proteins from one Telopea speciosissima isolate NSW1024214 ecotype Mountain lineage chromosome 1, Tspe_v1, whole genome shotgun sequence genomic window:
- the LOC122648705 gene encoding LOW QUALITY PROTEIN: pentatricopeptide repeat-containing protein At2g29760, chloroplastic-like (The sequence of the model RefSeq protein was modified relative to this genomic sequence to represent the inferred CDS: inserted 2 bases in 2 codons), with the protein MRRSPLTHPQHITNQNYDQYSHYQQLLSLIDRCYDMKQVKRIHAHLLRVGHLFFDPYSASRLVTLCSFSPFSSLDYARKVFDQIPQPNVFTWNTLIRAYASSPTPNHSLLIFSKMLHQCLHPPNKYTYPFAIKAASELSALHEGRVFHGMAIKASLGSDIFILNSLIHFYAACGEMDEAFKVFVKIPNRDVVSWNSMITAYAQADYPEKALELFRRMELDNVEPNDVTMVGVLSACAKNLDLEFGRWVHSYIERNEIDMDLILSNAMLDMYTKCGXLEEAKRMFDKMPEKDSVSWTTMIVGYAKSGKFDAARSVFDIMPNRDIAAWNALISAYEQSGHPKEALSLFHELQVAATAKPDQLTLVSVLSACSQLGAMDLGGWIHIYIKKQGLKLNCHLTTSLIDMYSKCGDMVRALEVFQSMEQKDVYVWSAMIAGLAMHGCGRAAVELFFQMQEAKVKPNAVTFTNLLCACSHAGLVEEGRLYFNQMLTVYGVAPEAKHYACMVDILGRAGLLEEAIELIEKMPLSPGASVWGTLLGACRIHGDVELTENACKHLLELEPRNHGAYVLLSNIYAKLGKWDAVSRLRKRMRNAGIKKEPGCSSXEVNGVVHEFLVGDNSHPLSKKIYSKLDEIVSRLKSIGYVPNKDHLLQNVEDEVAKEHALYLHSEKLAIAFGLVSTDYPTPVRIVKNLRICGDCHSVAKLVSQLYNREILLRDRYRFHHFKEGHCSCMDYW; encoded by the exons ATGCGCCGCTCACCTCTCACTCATCCCCAACACATTACTAACCAAAATTACGACCAATACTCGCATTACCAACAGCTACTGTCCCTTATCGATCGATGTTACGACATGAAACAAGTGAAGCGAATTCATGCTCACCTGCTCCGTGTTGGTCACCTCTTTTTCGATCCCTACTCGGCGAGTAGACTTGTCACACTCtgttccttctctcctttctcgaGTCTCGATTACGCTAGAAAGGTATTCGATCAGATTCCCCAACCAAATGTTTTCACCTGGAACACCCTCATTCGTGCATACGCTTCCAGTCCAACGCCCAACCATAGCCTCCTAATCTTCTCCAAAATGCTCCATCAGTGTCTTCACCCACCCAACAAATACACTTACCCATTTGCAATCAAGGCAGCGTCAGAGCTCTCGGCTTTGCACGAGGGAAGAGTGTTTCATGGCATGGCCATTAAAGCCTCTTTGGGTTCTGATATTTTCATCCTGAATTCTCTCATTCATTTCTATGCTGCATGCGGGGAAATGGATGAGGCTTTTAAGGTGTTCGTGAAAATTCCCAATAGGGATGTTGTTTCTTGGAATTCTATGATTACTGCTTATGCACAGGCAGACTATCCTGAGAAAGCTTTAGAGTTGTTTCGGAGAATGGAGCTGGACAACGTAGAGCCGAACGATGTGACCATGGTGGGTGTTCTTTCTGCTTGTGCCAAGAATTTGGACTTGGAGTTTGGGAGGTGGGTTCATTCTTACATTGAGAGGAATGAGATTGATATGGATTTGATTTTGAGTAATGCCATGCTTGACATGTATACTAAATGCG GTCTTGAAGAAGCTAAAAGAATGTTTGATAAGATGCCCGAGAAAGATTCTGTCTCATGGACCACGATGATTGTTGGGTATGCAAAATCAGGGAAGTTTGATGCTGCCCGTAGTGTTTTTGACATAATGCCTAATCGAGATATTGCTGCATGGAACGCCCTGATCTCTGCTTACGAACAGAGTGGCCATCCAAAGGAGGCGTTATCTCTCTTCCATGAACTGCAGGTGGCTGCGACTGCCAAACCAGACCAGCTAACCCTCGTTAGCGTGTTGTCTGCTTGTTCCCAATTGGGTgcaatggaccttggtgggtGGATACACATTTACATAAAGAAGCAGGGGCTGAAGTTGAACTGCCATCTTACGACCTCTCTCATTGACATGTACTCCAAGTGCGGGGATATGGTTAGAGCTCTTGAAGTGTTTCAATCCATGGAACAGAAAGATGTGTATGTATGGAGTGCCATGATTGCAGGATTGGCAATGCATGGGTGTGGTAGGGCTGCGGTTGAACTTTTCTTTCAGATGCAAGAGGCCAAGGTTAAGCCCAATGCTGTGACTTTTACAAACCTTCTTTGTGCTTGTAGCCATGCTGGATTAGTGGAGGAAGGTAGACTTTATTTTAATCAGATGCTGACAGTGTATGGGGTTGCACCTGAGGCCAAGCATTATGCATGCATGGTTGATATTCTCGGTCGTGCTGGTCTCTTAGAAGAAGCTATAGAATTGATAGAGAAAATGCCGTTATCCCCTGGTGCTTCTGTTTGGGGGACATTGCTCGGTGCCTGTAGGATTCATGGAGATGTTGAGTTAACAGAAAATGCCTGTAAGCATCTGCTCGAGTTGGAGCCTAGGAATCATGGAGCCTATGTGCTTTTGTCAAATATATATGCCAAGCTAGGGAAGTGGGATGCTGTCTCAAGGTTGAGGAAGCGTATGAGAAATGCTGGAATCAAGAAAGAGCCTGGTTGTAGCT AAGAGGTTAATGGCGTCGTACATGAATTTCTGGTTGGGGATAACTCTCACCCCCTATCTAAGAAGATTTATTCTAAGTTAGATGAGATCGTTTCAAGATTGAAGTCAATAGGTTATGTGCCAAATAaagatcatcttcttcagaaTGTTGAAGATGAGGTTGCTAAGGAGCATGCTCTATATCTTCACAGTGAGAAGTTAGCGATAGCTTTTGGACTTGTTAGCACAGACTACCCTACACCAGTTCGGATTGTCAAAAATCTCCGCATATGTGGGGATTGTCACTCGGTTGCTAAGCTCGTTTCTCAGCTTTATAATAGAGAGATACTACTAAGGGATCGGTATCGATTCCACCACTTCAAAGAGGGTCACTGTTCTTGTATGGACTATTGGTGA
- the LOC122648707 gene encoding scopoletin glucosyltransferase-like: MDMEVPVLDMLFLPFLTPGHMLPMVNMARLLAARGVKATIVTTPSNASLFRSAIDEDTHSGLKIRFHILRFPSSEVGLPQGVENFYSINSLEMAQKLYLAVTMLQQPIEQLIRELRPQCIVSDMFFPWTSNLAAELGIPRLFFDGMSFFSHCVSESLRVFAPHEKVQSDTEPFLLPGLPDHITITRSQLPDFVNDPNSETAQLINQIRESELQSYGVVINSFYELEPNYVEHYKKVLGRKAWHVGPLSLVNRTTENVTRGDGHGSSSSYDDCLRWLDSMEPKSVLYVCFGTHPCFPATQLGEIESGLEASGHPFIWVIRGKENLQERWLPEGVKKTTKGLIITGWAPQVLILNHRAIGGFLTHCGWNSIMEGVSAGVPMITWPITSEQFYNEKLVTPVLRIGIAVGAKMWSAFEFDGEMAKEVVKRGEIEKAVIRLMMSGGGGEEEEAKQMRRRAREMSVKAKRAMEEGGSSYSDLTDLINDLKGRCG; encoded by the exons ATGGATATGGAGGTTCCAGTTCTCGATAtgcttttccttcctttcttgaCACCGGGGCACATGCTCCCCATGGTGAACATGGCAAGATTGCTTGCCGCACGCGGCGTCAAAGCCACCATTGTCACCACTCCATCCAACGCCAGCCTCTTCCGCAGTGCCATCGACGAAGACACCCATTCCGGCCTCAAAATCCGATTCCACATCCTCAGGTTCCCCTCCTCAGAGGTTGGGTTGCCCCAGGGAGTCGAGAATTTCTACTCCATCAATTCCCTTGAGATGGCCCAGAAGCTCTATCTGGCGGTCACGATGCTCCAACAACCGATCGAACAACTGATCCGAGAGCTTCGCCCTCAATGCATTGTCTCGGACATGTTCTTTCCTTGGACTTCCAACCTCGCCGCCGAGCTTGGGATTCCAAGGCTCTTCTTTGATGGTATGAGTTTCTTCTCTCACTGCGTCTCCGAGAGCCTCAGAGTATTTGCGCCCCACGAGAAGGTTCAGTCGGATACAGAACCCTTCTTGTTGCCGGGTCTTCCTGATCATATAACCATTACGAGGTCGCAACTACCAGATTTCGTCAACGATCCAAACAGTGAGACAGCCCAGTTAATTAATCAAATCAGAGAATCGGAGTTGCAGAGCTACGGCGTTGTGATTAATAGCTTCTACGAATTGGAGCCCAATTACGTCGAGCATTACAAGAAAGTCCTGGGAAGGAAGGCATGGCATGTGGGCCCACTGTCTCTCGTTAACAGGACCACCGAGAATGTCACGAGAGGGGACGGGCATGGCTCATCATCTTCGTACGATGACTGTCTCAGATGGCTTGATTCCATGGAGCCCAAATCTGTTCTCTACGTTTGTTTTGGGACCCACCCTTGCTTTCCTGCAACTCAATTGGGTGAGATTGAGTCGGGTCTTGAAGCATCAGGGCATCCCTTCATCTGGGTTATCAGAGGAAAAGAGAACCTGCAGGAGCGATGGCTTCCAGAAGGGGTCAAA AAGACGACGAAGGGTCTGATAATAACGGGGTGGGCGCCGCAGGTATTGATATTGAACCATCGAGCCATTGGAGGGTTCCTCACTCACTGTGGATGGAACTCAATAATGGAAGGCGTGAGTGCAGGGGTGCCCATGATCACCTGGCCAATCACCTCGGAGCAGTTCTACAATGAGAAGCTGGTGACGCCGGTGCTGAGGATAGGAATAGCAGTGGGTGCCAAAATGTGGAGTGCATTCGAGTTTGATGGAGAAATGGCGAAGGAGGTGGTGAAGAGGGGGGAAATAGAGAAGGCAGTGATTAGGTTGATGATGAGTGGcggtggaggagaagaggaagaagcaaaGCAGATGAGAAGGCGAGCAAGGGAGATGAGCGTTAAGGCCAAGAGGGCTATGGAAGAAGGTGGGTCGTCTTACTCTGACTTGACCGACTTGATCAACGACCTTAAAGGTCGGTGTGGTTAG
- the LOC122648708 gene encoding uncharacterized protein LOC122648708, translating into MEALTTLSPKIFAENYTSGAYLSSRTISNSSQIRFFGVQKLVNLDCSLSFPLQFKAIESVASSCFSSEAKVSWETVDDQSQASQSKTVHVKFQLQKECMFGQRFLLVGDDSVFGLWDPSNAIPLEWSDGHIWTVELDLPVGKSVQFKFLLEGITGEVVWQPGADRLLQTWETKNTIIVSEDWENADIQKVTEEPMINPIMEPVATKGVDNVNEGLTVVENICCPKEEPMGSASSELIASEYTNPKEDPVVTVENTLVVAENITYPKEYTADFDKELQTVEKITPSQQESISSADKELIIAQSITQSNGGVLSSKYENHGVYEGGPVLVPGLSPLPTMTTQDSYPQKVEKVNNTDVPVQAGEADDNSATELPQKQEPAEVTCQEERNMMMTSNGPEVELHVDGFAEKPQLTNEEEESCLQPTDDDDDDDIVQNDVEWGRKTLRKFLSTLGFL; encoded by the exons ATGGAGGCCCTTACAACTTTGTCGCCGAAGATTTTTGCAGAAAACTACACTAGCGGAGCATACTTGTCTTCAAGAACCATTTCTAATAGTTCACAAATTCGTTTCTTTGGGGTTCAGAAACTCGTTAATCTTGATTGCTCACTTTCGTTTCCTCTGCAATTTAAGGCAATTGAGTCTGTTGCATCCTCATGTTTCTCATCGGAAGCAAAG GTGAGCTGGGAGACTGTAGACGATCAGTCTCAAGCAA GTCAGTCAAAGACTGTTCATGTGAAATTTCAATTACAGAAGGAGTGTATGTTTGGTCAGAGGTTCCTCCTTGTTGGTGATGATTCTGTCTTTGGTTTGTGGGACCCTTCAAATGCTATACCGCTGGAATGGTCAGATGGACATATTTGGACGGTTGAGCTG GATCTACCTGTTGGAAAGTCTGTACAATTCAAGTTTCTTCTTGAAGGAATCACTGGAGAGGTTGTGTGGCAACCAGGCGCAGACCGGCTTTTGCAGACTTGGGAAACTAAGAACACTATCATTGTTTCAGAAGATTGGGAAAATGCTGATATTCAAAAAGTAACAGAGGAGCCAATGATTAACCCAATCATGGAACCAGTTGCTACAAAAGGGGTGGATAATGTAAATGAGGGATTGACTGTTGTGGAGAACATTTGTTGTCCAAAAGAGGAACCTATGGGTAGTGCAAGCAGTGAATTGATTGCTTCAGAGTATACTAATCCGAAAGAAGATCCTGTAGTTACTGTAGAAAATACATTAGTTGTTGCAGAGAACATTACTTATCCAAAAGAGTACACAGCTGATTTTGACAAGGAATTACAAACCGTAGAGAAAATTACTCCTTCACAACAAGAAAGCATTTCAAGTGCAGACAAGGAACTCATCATTGCCCAGAGCATAACTCAAAGTAATGGGGGAGTTTTAAGTTCGAAATATGAGAACCACGGTGTTTATGAAGGAGGTCCTGTTCTGGTACCTGGCTTGAGTCCATTACCAACAATGACAACTCAAGATTCTTATCCACAGAAAGTTGAGAAAGTCAACAATACTGATGTCCCTGTACAAGCTGGTGAAGCTGATGACAACAGTGCAACTGAG TTACCTCAGAAGCAAGAACCCGCCGAGGTTACATGTCAGGAAGAAAGAAATATGATGATGACAAGTAATGGGCCGGAGGTAGAGTTGCATGTCGATGGGTTTGCAGAAAAACCTCAATTAACCAACGAGGAAGAGGAGTCCTGTTTGCAGCcaactgatgatgatgatgatgatgatattgtgCAGAATGACGTTGAATGGGGTCGCAAAACACTACGCAAGTTTCTATCGACTTTGGGTTTTCTGTAG